A genomic segment from Nicotiana sylvestris chromosome 1, ASM39365v2, whole genome shotgun sequence encodes:
- the LOC104229171 gene encoding uncharacterized protein, translated as MASRSSIRLISYSEELINGEPIYISSNCFPIKALKYEPAGLAFHSAALRLSGHVEKEDSKDSKEDVPTEKEQSFTYSSESYSSKGKKKSSTGEKVQDHYALLGLSHLRYLASEDQIRKSYRDAALRHHPDKLASLLLAEETEAAKQAKKEEIENHFKAIQEAYEVLIDPVRRRIYDSTDEFDDEIPTECAPQDFFKVFGPAFLRNGRWSVTQPVPSLGDENTPIKEVDSFYNFWYSFKSWREFPHADEFDLEQAESRDHKRWMERQNAKLSEKARKEEIARVRTLVDNAYKRDPRILGRKEAEKAEKQKKKEAKLLAKKLQEEEAARIAEEEKRKKEEEGKRAAEVALQQKKLKEKEKKLLRKERSRLRTLAAPVLSQHLLGLADDDVEGLCMSLDIEQLRNLCDNADGKDELMIAELLREALGHDHNSKYENKCEKIKSHQNGSLEGKRQVPLMSSEKREKPWSKEEIDLLRKGMLKYPKGTSRRWEVISEYIGTGRTVEEILKATKTVLLQKPDSAKAFDSFLEKRKPAPTIASPLSTRAEVEGVENSSKPESESAKADSQESPSQNTYSQNTEDEPAANGVSSSSDSDIWSAVQEKALVQALKTFPKETSQRWERVATAVPGKTMNQCKKKFALLKENFRNKKGAV; from the coding sequence ATGGCTTCCAGGAGTAGCATCCGTCTTATTTCATACTCAGAAGAGCTTATAAATGGTGAACCAATCTATATTTCCTCAAACTGCTTTCCTATTAAAGCTCTCAAATATGAGCCTGCTGGGCTTGCTTTTCACTCTGCTGCTCTTAGACTGAGTGGGCATGTTGAGAAAGAAGACTCCAAAGACAGTAAAGAAGATGTTCCTACTGAAAAGGAACAGTCATTTACAtattcatcagaatcatacagcTCTAAGGGTAAAAAGAAATCTTCAACTGGGGAAAAGGTACAAGATCATTATGCATTGTTAGGGTTGAGCCATTTAAGATATCTTGCTTCTGAGGATCAGATAAGGAAGAGCTATCGTGATGCTGCATTGAGGCATCATCCTGACAAGCTGGCTTCTCTTCTTCTAGCCGAGGAAACTGAAGCTGCTAAACAAGCTAAGAAGGAGGAAATAGAAAACCActtcaaagctattcaggaagcATATGAGGTTCTTATTGACCCTGTTAGAAGAAGGATTTATGATTCCACAGATGAATTTGATGATGAAATTCCAACTGAATGTGCTCCACAAGATTTTTTTAAGGTCTTTGGACCTGCATTTTTGAGGAATGGACGTTGGTCTGTCACCCAACCTGTCCCTTCATTGGGTGATGAGAATACTCCAATTAAAGAAGTGGATAGCTTTTATAATTTCTGGTACAGCTTCAAAAGCTGGAGAGAGTTCCCACATGCTGATGAGTTTGACCTTGAACAAGCTGAATCTCGTGATCATAAGAGGTGGATGGAGAGGCAGAATGCGAAACTGTCAGAGAAGGCTAGAAAAGAAGAAATAGCTAGGGTACGCACACTTGTTGACAATGCCTATAAGAGAGACCCTAGAATCCTGGGAAGAAAAGAAGCAGAGAAAgcagagaagcagaaaaagaaggAAGCTAAACTACTGGCAAAGAAATTACAGGAGGAAGAAGCAGCTAGGATTGCTGAAGAGGAAAAGCGTAAGAAGGAGGAGGAGGGAAAAAGAGCTGCCGAAGTTGCTTTGCAGCAGAAGAAGttgaaggagaaagaaaagaaattgtTGCGAAAAGAGCGGAGCCGTTTAAGAACCCTTGCAGCTCCTGTTTTGTCCCAGCATTTGCTTGGGCTAGCTGATGATGATGTAGAAGGTCTATGTATGTCACTTGACATTGAGCAACTGAGGAACTTGTGTGACAATGCTGATGGAAAGGATGAGCTTATGATAGCTGAACTTCTCAGGGAGGCACTTGGGCATGACCACAACTCAAAATATGAGAATAAGTGCGAAAAGATTAAGTCACATCAAAATGGTTCTCTGGAGGGTAAAAGACAAGTTCCTCTGATGAGCAGTGAGAAAAGGGAGAAACCTTGGAGCAAGGAAGAAATTGATCTTTTGAGAAAGGGAATGCTGAAATATCCTAAAGGAACATCTCGAAGATGGGAAGTTATTTCCGAGTATATTGGTACCGGAAGGACAGTTGAAGAGATCCTGAAGGCTACAAAAACAGTTCTGCTCCAGAAGCCTGACTCTGCTAAAGCCTTTGACTCCTTTCTCGAGAAGAGAAAGCCCGCACCGACTATTGCATCTCCTCTTTCCACAAGAGCAGAAGTAGAGGGGGTAGAAAACAGTAGCAAGCCTGAAAGTGAAAGTGCTAAGGCTGATTCTCAGGAGTCCCCCAGTCAAAACACATACAGCCAGAACACTGAGGATGAACCTGCTGCCAACGGGGTTTCCTCGAGCTCCGATTCAGACATATGGTCTGCTGTTCAAGAAAAAGCTTTAGTTCAAGCTCTGAAAACCTTCCCCAAGGAAACCAGCCAGCGGTGGGAACGAGTTGCAACTGCAGTCCCTGGGAAGACCATGAACCAGTGTAAAAAGAAGTTTGCATTACTCAAAGAGAACTTCAGGAACAAGAAAGGTGCAGTGTGA
- the LOC104229173 gene encoding proline-rich receptor-like protein kinase PERK1: MEMIIDQYFCGAIFKTPECSICGNKRPKMGWHKDFSYMELEKATEWFSNENFLSKGGFGSVYRGVLKNGQRVAVKQHNGMSLQGDKEFKCEVEVLSKARHPNLVMLLGSCSEGNQKLLVYEYVCNGSLDQFLSGDIRMPRNWERRMKIALGAARGLEYLHKHNIIHRDIRPNNILITHDHESLLGDFGLAKAGYDESQNSSGNDVVGTLGYMAPEYAANGKFSTKTDVYAFGVVLLQLITGLKTTNNHPEDKSLVEWAMPLLEQRNYPRLVDKRIGDSHDFHQLFWMVEIAEKCLKKDPNKRHTMEWVAKTLGHIMEGSTDNSIDFNPIESSSYVNIGDNNNSNYSKQEDVKGKEDDKILGTEATSSCSTYRTSSSKSWSPSSSNTQEGYERKKIHLKHKGPSPNKGKLLYEEMIH; encoded by the exons ATGGAGATGATTATTGATCAATATTTTTGTGGTGCAATATTCAAAACACCTGAATGTTCAATTTGTGGGAACAAAAGGCCAAAGATGGGATGGCATAAAGACTTCAGTTATATGGAGCTTGAAAAAGCAACAGAATGGTTTTCCAATGAGAACTTTCTATCGAAAGGTGGATTTGGTTCTGTTTATAGAGGAGTTTTAAAGAATGGGCAAAGAGTTGCTGTAAAGCAGCACAATGGTATGAGCCTTCAAGGAGATAAAGAATTCAAGTGTGAAGTTGAGGTTCTTAGCAAGGCTCGGCATCCAAATTTGGTAATGTTGTTAGGGTCTTGCTCTGAAGGAAACCAAAAGTTGCTTGTCTATGAGTATGTTTGCAATGGTTCACTAGACCAATTCTTGTCAG GAGATATAAGAATGCCTCGCAATTGGGAGAGGAGGATGAAAATAGCTTTGGGTGCTGCCAGAGGATTAGAATATCTTCACAAACATAACATCATCCACAGAGATATCAGACCTAATAACATCCTCATCACACATGATCATGAATCACTG CTAGGAGATTTTGGACTTGCAAAAGCTGGGTATGATGAATCACAAAATTCTTCTGGTAACGATGTGGTTGGCACTCTTGGATATATGGCACCAGAATATGCAGCAAATGGGAAGTTCTCAACTAAAACAGATGTTTATGCTTTTGGGGTTGTCCTACTGCAGCTGATCACTGGGCTGAAGACCACAAATAATCATCCTGAAGATAAAAGTCTTGTTGAATGG GCAATGCCTCTTTTGGAGCAAAGAAATTATCCTCGTCTAGTGGACAAGAGGATTGGGGATTCCCATGATTTCCATCAGCTATTTTGGATGGTTGAAATAGCAGAAAAATGTCTCAAAAAGGATCCTAATAAGAGGCATACTATGGAATGG GTAGCTAAAACTTTGGGCCATATAATGGAAGGAAGTACTGATAATTCTATAGATTTCAACCCGATAGAATCGAGTTCATATGTTAATATAGGTGACAATAATAATAGTAACTACAGTAAACAAGAGGATGTCAAAGGTAAAGAAGATGATAAAATCCTTGGAACAGAAGCAACATCTTCATGTTCAACTTACAGAACATCTTCATCAAAAAGTTGGAGTCCTTCATCATCCAATACTCAAGAAGGATATGAAAGAAAGAAGATTCATCTCAAACATAAAGGACCATCTCCAAACAAAGGGAAACTACTTTATGAAGAGATGATTCATTAA